From the genome of Streptomyces sp. NBC_01116, one region includes:
- a CDS encoding HNH endonuclease translates to MASDGLDWRDGSLGARVRVALWLRDEVGVGNVFSKAALRAAITGAEQVDRRMRDLRPAGWVIRTNLDKPSLQPEQLFLEEIGAPVWEKEHRAAGLRQISAKTRRFVLERDLHRCRRCGVGAAEAYPGEPGSAARLTLGHVNPHASGSAAAAEDLLTECARCNELVKNLTGVQMDAGQVWTRVTALPLAQKRELLEWMGADARPLRPVDRAWGMYRQLPAVLRDKMKNDLRDLMES, encoded by the coding sequence GTGGCATCTGATGGTTTGGACTGGCGTGACGGGTCACTTGGGGCCAGGGTCCGCGTCGCGCTCTGGCTGCGGGACGAAGTGGGCGTCGGGAACGTCTTCTCGAAAGCGGCGCTGCGTGCCGCGATCACTGGCGCCGAACAGGTCGACCGAAGGATGCGCGATCTTCGTCCCGCTGGCTGGGTGATCAGGACGAATCTTGACAAGCCCAGCCTCCAGCCCGAGCAGCTCTTTCTTGAGGAGATCGGGGCGCCGGTCTGGGAGAAGGAACACCGGGCGGCTGGGCTGCGCCAGATCAGTGCGAAGACGAGACGGTTCGTTCTTGAGCGGGATCTCCACCGATGCCGGCGTTGCGGGGTCGGTGCGGCCGAGGCGTATCCGGGCGAGCCGGGTTCCGCGGCCCGGCTCACGCTCGGGCATGTGAATCCGCACGCTTCGGGAAGCGCCGCAGCGGCTGAGGATCTCCTCACCGAGTGCGCGCGGTGTAACGAGCTGGTCAAGAACTTGACCGGGGTGCAGATGGACGCTGGCCAGGTGTGGACCCGGGTCACGGCGCTGCCCCTCGCGCAGAAGCGTGAGCTGCTGGAGTGGATGGGGGCTGACGCTCGGCCTCTCCGGCCCGTAGACCGCGCCTGGGGCATGTACAGGCAGCTGCCTGCTGTACTCAGGGACAAGATGAAGAACGACCTGCGGGACCTGATGGAGAGCTGA